From the Candidatus Bathyarchaeia archaeon genome, one window contains:
- a CDS encoding glycosyltransferase, with the protein MSNSLNGQSFNSKFEKALKVLIVGYPSFYGESACLERAFYGLCNAQLVNPHHGYYLSDLIKHPSFKMFRRMLGRRFDNAIKLPGNTFDSPDMILVVDPVRVNFDFSCHSNARKAYYAIDTIMGGFEVHKERVKISKYDYVFIAHYDYIDKYRDAGCRHVFFLPLACDPIVHKRLDVPEIYDFAFVGRLDGKYYEQRRVFMEELTKFFPKSFIGQGYLHHDYVKLYNMAKIIVNFHVFPGLNRRIFEAMACGRLLLTNDFSGRNLLFEDGKHLVIYKDLPDAVEKIKYYLKHEEERETIARNGQNEVYSKHTWLHRAKYILSVMLGE; encoded by the coding sequence ATGAGCAACTCTCTGAACGGGCAAAGCTTTAATTCTAAATTTGAGAAAGCTCTCAAGGTATTAATAGTTGGTTACCCGTCTTTTTATGGAGAGAGCGCCTGTTTAGAGAGAGCCTTCTATGGATTGTGCAATGCTCAACTGGTTAATCCGCATCATGGCTATTACTTATCAGATCTGATTAAACATCCTAGTTTCAAAATGTTTCGAAGGATGCTGGGAAGACGTTTTGATAACGCTATTAAGCTCCCTGGGAATACATTCGATTCTCCTGACATGATACTCGTGGTCGACCCAGTGAGGGTAAATTTTGACTTTAGTTGTCACAGTAACGCGAGGAAAGCATACTACGCCATTGACACAATCATGGGTGGATTTGAGGTGCATAAAGAAAGGGTAAAGATCAGTAAGTATGATTATGTGTTCATAGCCCATTATGACTACATAGATAAGTATCGTGACGCTGGTTGTAGGCATGTCTTCTTTCTGCCATTAGCCTGCGATCCAATTGTTCACAAAAGGTTAGATGTGCCTGAAATTTACGATTTTGCATTTGTGGGAAGGTTAGATGGCAAGTATTACGAGCAACGCCGTGTTTTCATGGAGGAGCTAACGAAATTTTTCCCGAAAAGTTTTATCGGTCAAGGCTATCTTCACCATGACTATGTTAAGTTGTATAATATGGCTAAGATTATTGTAAACTTTCACGTATTTCCTGGATTAAACAGGCGAATATTTGAAGCTATGGCATGTGGCCGTCTATTGTTAACGAATGATTTCTCCGGCAGAAATCTGCTTTTTGAAGACGGTAAACACCTGGTAATCTATAAAGACTTGCCTGATGCTGTTGAAAAAATAAAATACTACCTTAAACACGAAGAGGAGAGAGAAACCATAGCGAGAAACGGTCAAAATGAGGTCTATTCTAAGCATACATGGCTACACCGAGCAAAGTATATTTTATCAGTAATGTTGGGAGAGTAG
- a CDS encoding DUF488 domain-containing protein — MEVYSIGHSSRTLEDFLNLLEEFQIRLLVDIRRFPRSRWPWFRGDELRGALARRSIRYEYLGHLLGGFRKGGYRSYMATEDFRRGVERLLELARGQRTVVMCTERIVFRCHRRYLSNYLQQLGVRVIHIISHGESLELNYIPEPRRK, encoded by the coding sequence ATGGAGGTATACTCGATAGGCCATAGTAGCCGAACTCTTGAGGATTTCCTAAACCTCCTTGAGGAGTTCCAAATTCGGCTTCTTGTCGACATACGCAGGTTTCCTAGGTCTAGGTGGCCTTGGTTCCGTGGGGATGAGCTAAGAGGCGCCTTAGCGAGGCGGTCTATAAGGTACGAATACCTGGGACATTTGCTGGGTGGATTCCGTAAAGGAGGCTATAGGAGCTACATGGCAACTGAGGATTTTAGGAGAGGAGTCGAGAGGCTTCTAGAGCTCGCAAGGGGGCAACGCACCGTGGTGATGTGCACGGAACGAATTGTGTTTCGCTGCCATAGACGCTACCTCAGCAACTATCTGCAGCAACTTGGAGTTCGCGTGATCCACATAATTAGCCACGGCGAGAGCCTAGAATTAAATTATATTCCAGAACCTAGGAGAAAGTAG
- a CDS encoding preprotein translocase subunit Sec61beta: MSRVRKKREGAPMPSTAAGLLRFYEEESFGVKIRPEVVVVAAVALAVIVALAPFLFP, translated from the coding sequence ATGAGCCGAGTTAGAAAGAAGCGTGAAGGGGCGCCTATGCCTTCTACAGCCGCTGGGCTTCTCCGCTTCTATGAGGAGGAATCATTCGGGGTTAAGATCCGACCGGAGGTAGTGGTTGTAGCAGCAGTGGCGCTGGCAGTTATTGTGGCGTTGGCTCCTTTCCTCTTCCCGTAA
- a CDS encoding MBL fold metallo-hydrolase: protein MTVVRADNSHSSDDSSFKAVDQNLEKCRMVNTILFLGGGARTFRVEVGWDNGVVVMSRDSAICFDPSSINTQYRHIFISHAHSDHTAGFMAGRSEKYSTPATAAIFEAMTGRTVGRLKTLNYGEKVKVGDFEITAHNAGHILGSALYMVDTGEETVLYTGDINCVDTVVTRAAEEVHCDVLVLESTYGSPDFLFPPREEIYKDLVEWVVSEAWSDAPPAFYVYPVGKSQEIIKLVNHFTEIPVVVDPRIARVNEVYSSFGVKLNAAIDDGSSNKSKRGCLVVKPRRLFDPSRPEPGVTPAMATGWALRFRRANRSFPLSSHADFYQLLSYVRHVKPKIVYTSLGMNGELASQIRKKIGVEAQPLKNLTKQCLHSNSFG from the coding sequence GTGACGGTTGTCAGAGCGGATAATTCGCACAGCTCTGACGACTCAAGTTTTAAAGCTGTTGATCAAAACCTTGAAAAATGCAGAATGGTGAATACCATTCTATTTCTAGGTGGTGGGGCGAGGACGTTTAGAGTTGAGGTAGGGTGGGACAACGGTGTAGTGGTAATGAGTAGAGACTCGGCCATCTGCTTTGACCCAAGCAGTATAAATACCCAATACAGACACATCTTCATCTCACATGCCCACAGTGATCACACAGCCGGATTTATGGCGGGGCGCTCGGAGAAGTACTCGACTCCCGCCACTGCAGCCATATTTGAAGCTATGACAGGCCGAACCGTTGGTAGGCTCAAGACATTGAATTATGGGGAGAAGGTGAAGGTGGGCGACTTCGAAATAACCGCACATAATGCTGGGCATATACTTGGCTCGGCGCTTTACATGGTGGACACGGGAGAAGAGACGGTTCTTTACACTGGCGATATTAACTGTGTGGATACAGTTGTCACCAGAGCCGCAGAGGAAGTCCACTGCGATGTCCTAGTGTTAGAGTCCACCTACGGCAGCCCAGACTTTCTCTTCCCCCCACGAGAGGAGATCTACAAGGATCTTGTGGAGTGGGTGGTCTCTGAGGCTTGGAGTGACGCCCCCCCAGCTTTCTACGTCTACCCGGTTGGGAAGTCTCAGGAGATAATCAAACTGGTAAATCACTTCACAGAGATTCCAGTTGTAGTCGACCCGCGGATCGCGAGGGTGAACGAAGTTTACTCGAGTTTTGGGGTAAAGCTCAACGCGGCTATAGATGATGGAAGCTCTAACAAGTCTAAACGTGGCTGCTTGGTAGTCAAACCGCGTCGACTCTTTGACCCTTCAAGACCCGAGCCAGGTGTGACCCCGGCCATGGCTACTGGATGGGCTTTGCGGTTTAGGCGCGCAAATAGAAGCTTCCCGCTCAGCAGCCACGCGGACTTCTACCAACTCCTAAGCTATGTGAGACATGTTAAACCCAAAATCGTCTACACAAGCCTAGGCATGAACGGCGAATTAGCCAGCCAAATCCGTAAAAAAATAGGTGTTGAGGCTCAGCCTTTGAAAAATTTAACCAAACAATGCCTTCATAGCAACAGTTTCGGGTGA
- a CDS encoding ZPR1 zinc finger domain-containing protein, whose amino-acid sequence MNPLDCWTAIEGIQMGVGSYEECPACRSEKAMISQSEEEIPYIGPVVLLAVKCSRCGFKYNDIIYLATKEPSFYSIKVTGVEDLKTRVVRSATAHIKIPELKVDVTPGPQAESYISNIEGILLRVEDAVKALITLTQNPRQRRRQLEYLDKIRMAREGKIPFTLIIRDPQGLSALIPQNDKKVKKRRLTMREIELLTRPKTLQTSLL is encoded by the coding sequence ATGAATCCGCTGGACTGTTGGACGGCGATAGAAGGAATCCAGATGGGCGTTGGAAGTTATGAGGAATGCCCTGCCTGTAGGTCTGAGAAGGCTATGATCTCTCAGTCTGAGGAGGAGATACCATACATTGGGCCGGTCGTCCTGCTGGCAGTAAAATGCTCCCGGTGTGGATTCAAATATAATGATATAATTTATCTGGCGACCAAGGAGCCTAGTTTCTATAGCATTAAGGTAACCGGCGTTGAAGACCTCAAGACACGTGTAGTTAGATCTGCTACAGCTCATATCAAAATCCCAGAGTTGAAGGTGGATGTCACTCCTGGGCCTCAGGCTGAGAGTTACATCTCCAATATTGAAGGTATACTCCTACGTGTTGAGGACGCTGTCAAAGCTTTAATAACCTTAACCCAAAATCCTCGGCAGAGGAGGAGACAGCTTGAGTATCTCGATAAGATTAGGATGGCCAGAGAAGGGAAGATCCCTTTCACGTTAATCATAAGAGACCCGCAAGGACTCAGCGCCCTAATCCCTCAGAATGACAAGAAGGTTAAAAAACGGAGGCTCACCATGAGAGAAATCGAGTTACTCACGAGACCAAAAACCCTCCAAACTTCACTCCTATAG
- a CDS encoding glycosyltransferase — protein sequence MPLKNSAWCIKDTLDSLESQTYPKRRIQLIFVDGYSTDETYSKILAWADEHRHEYYEITVLREKSNIPQARNICLRNSKGNYILFWDSDVKAPHEGINTLLTHLKDPTTGMAGLPYDIDKPSLFDRVYRAREPPHTSPVEGLTMGFTMIRRETVEKTGLFNEKMTGYEDREYCLRVKKNGYKLIFDPTVRCIHLKPETFLSGRYLERKGIFDYKRFLWYNLTKAPTNIIEIAKRNPKTHAAKTAYYLLYPLVLVAAILSLFTSNLITTALCLLYVGLPAAFHLRKTRRVSYGLAAAAIFTTGGIALAYGMTSLALKRTLTQIYAKLKKAQHNPTVT from the coding sequence ATGCCGTTAAAGAACAGTGCATGGTGTATAAAGGATACACTGGACTCCTTAGAGAGTCAAACCTACCCGAAGAGACGTATCCAGCTAATATTCGTTGATGGTTACTCTACAGATGAAACCTACAGCAAGATTCTAGCCTGGGCTGACGAGCACAGACACGAATATTATGAGATAACAGTCCTGAGGGAGAAGAGTAACATCCCCCAAGCGAGAAACATCTGCCTCCGCAACTCTAAGGGCAACTACATACTCTTCTGGGACAGCGACGTCAAGGCGCCCCACGAGGGGATCAACACCCTCCTCACCCACCTCAAAGACCCCACCACAGGAATGGCTGGGCTACCCTACGACATAGACAAACCAAGCCTCTTCGACCGCGTCTACAGAGCCCGAGAGCCCCCCCACACATCCCCAGTTGAAGGGTTGACCATGGGCTTCACCATGATCAGGCGAGAGACCGTTGAGAAGACAGGACTCTTCAATGAGAAGATGACCGGATACGAAGACAGAGAGTACTGCCTCAGAGTCAAGAAGAACGGATACAAACTGATCTTCGACCCCACAGTTAGATGCATACACTTGAAACCTGAAACCTTCCTATCAGGCAGATACCTAGAGAGAAAAGGAATTTTCGACTACAAACGGTTCCTTTGGTATAATCTCACCAAAGCCCCAACCAACATAATAGAAATAGCCAAGAGGAACCCAAAGACACATGCCGCCAAGACAGCCTACTACCTCTTATACCCACTTGTACTCGTAGCCGCAATCCTTTCACTATTTACCTCAAACCTGATAACCACAGCCCTATGCCTACTATACGTCGGGCTACCTGCAGCCTTCCACCTCCGCAAGACGAGGAGGGTGTCATACGGGTTGGCAGCAGCCGCCATATTTACCACTGGAGGGATCGCCCTAGCTTACGGTATGACCAGCCTAGCATTGAAGCGAACCCTCACACAAATTTACGCCAAACTGAAAAAGGCACAACACAACCCAACAGTCACATAA
- a CDS encoding MazG nucleotide pyrophosphohydrolase domain-containing protein, with protein sequence MHIHEFQNMMRRIYYSKDSKRGVNGTYVWLIEEVAELGKALQGESKVALEDEFADVLAWLSSLANLAGCDLEAAALRKYDGKCPRCRREPCHCNQT encoded by the coding sequence TTGCATATTCACGAATTTCAGAATATGATGCGTAGGATATATTATAGTAAAGATTCTAAACGGGGCGTTAACGGGACTTACGTTTGGTTGATTGAGGAGGTAGCTGAACTCGGTAAGGCTCTGCAAGGAGAGAGTAAAGTGGCGTTAGAGGACGAATTCGCGGATGTGTTAGCGTGGCTTTCTTCACTTGCAAACTTGGCGGGTTGCGATCTCGAGGCTGCGGCCCTTCGGAAATACGACGGAAAGTGCCCCCGATGCCGCCGTGAACCTTGCCATTGCAATCAAACCTAA
- a CDS encoding glycosyltransferase, translated as MSFELRRSIAPKSSVNPSGENAAKESLPAAEDRLGFPLVLLICDSNPFSIVRYFEHALYECVNLVTVYLDVHEWFLKRFGLPRLLYKLFKTRLRHLGPLPREPDVVLVVEPYVKTRLELDRFKDSVKVFYALDPHSPKAREAYARCGVWGYDYVFCGQKDYIPMLEELGCSRVHWLPYAVDPSIFRKLEDVGVKYDVAFLGSLTPDRRTVLERLGSRFKLLTVGHGKGACYMHDASIAYSMSRIVLQVSNRGTLGARVFEGMACNRLVVADKIDNGLNDLFVDGRDIVLYGELEELEERVDYYLSHEEERKRIAVQGYNIVIDKHTYKHRITELLTTVLGSSLSGGP; from the coding sequence TTGAGCTTTGAGTTGCGTCGTTCTATTGCCCCTAAATCCAGCGTGAACCCTTCAGGGGAGAATGCCGCAAAAGAGTCCCTACCCGCCGCAGAAGATAGGCTAGGTTTTCCTCTGGTTTTATTGATTTGCGACTCGAACCCCTTTTCTATCGTAAGGTATTTCGAGCACGCGCTTTACGAATGTGTTAATCTGGTTACGGTTTACCTTGATGTCCATGAGTGGTTCTTGAAGAGGTTCGGGTTGCCTAGGCTACTCTATAAACTTTTCAAAACTAGGCTTAGGCATCTTGGACCTCTGCCTAGGGAGCCTGATGTTGTGCTAGTTGTTGAACCTTACGTGAAGACCCGCTTGGAGCTTGACCGTTTTAAGGACTCGGTTAAAGTATTCTACGCTCTTGACCCTCACTCCCCCAAGGCTAGAGAGGCATATGCGCGGTGTGGGGTCTGGGGGTATGATTATGTGTTCTGCGGCCAGAAAGATTATATTCCAATGCTGGAGGAGCTGGGTTGTAGTAGGGTACATTGGCTTCCCTACGCTGTTGACCCCTCCATCTTCAGGAAGTTAGAAGATGTGGGAGTCAAGTATGATGTCGCCTTTCTGGGGAGTCTAACCCCTGATAGGCGAACAGTGTTAGAGAGGTTGGGAAGTAGATTTAAACTATTAACTGTCGGGCATGGCAAGGGCGCATGTTACATGCATGACGCTTCGATCGCTTATTCGATGTCTAGGATTGTGCTCCAAGTCTCAAATAGGGGGACGCTTGGGGCTAGGGTCTTTGAGGGTATGGCGTGTAACAGGTTGGTGGTGGCTGACAAGATAGACAACGGCCTCAACGATCTATTCGTAGATGGAAGAGATATCGTGCTCTACGGGGAACTGGAGGAGCTTGAGGAGAGGGTCGATTATTATCTATCGCATGAGGAGGAGAGGAAGCGTATTGCAGTTCAAGGTTATAACATCGTGATAGATAAGCACACATACAAACATCGAATAACAGAGTTACTAACAACCGTCCTCGGCTCTAGCCTATCAGGTGGTCCCTAG
- a CDS encoding dCMP deaminase family protein — MRPSKDQYYLNIALEVAARSTCLRRSYGAIIVRDDQIVSTGYNGSPRGTPNCADLGYCIRELNKIPPGERYELCRGVHAEQNAIINAARAGVSVLRGTIYISGVDAKTRLILSENYLTPCRLCSRMIINAGLLEAKTPHTTFSIEQLAKMSDYIDPKMVGGRSRLRLSP; from the coding sequence GTGAGGCCTTCGAAAGATCAGTACTACCTTAACATTGCGTTGGAGGTAGCTGCTAGGAGCACTTGCCTCAGGCGAAGCTATGGCGCCATAATAGTCAGGGACGACCAGATAGTCAGCACCGGCTACAATGGCTCACCAAGAGGTACGCCTAACTGTGCAGATCTGGGATACTGTATCCGTGAACTCAACAAAATTCCCCCAGGCGAACGCTACGAGCTGTGTAGGGGTGTCCATGCGGAGCAGAATGCGATCATCAACGCTGCTAGGGCTGGAGTCAGCGTTCTGAGGGGCACAATTTATATTTCGGGTGTGGATGCTAAGACAAGGCTAATACTATCTGAGAATTATCTTACACCTTGTCGTCTCTGCTCTAGGATGATAATTAACGCTGGACTCTTAGAAGCTAAGACCCCGCACACCACCTTCTCCATTGAGCAGCTGGCTAAGATGAGCGATTACATAGATCCTAAGATGGTTGGGGGTAGGAGCCGGTTAAGGCTGAGCCCGTAG